From the genome of Flavobacterium luteolum, one region includes:
- a CDS encoding RagB/SusD family nutrient uptake outer membrane protein, producing the protein MKHNIFSRKAMVIAGVACLLLPLNSCDKDLDVTPYSYFTTANFFSDVNEANMATLGVYESMSSMDSYGWNISLIFDADTDIEQMSGIGADDWRTIAHYQGISQTNTFYLAWSKLYEGIDRANVVIERIPQMELYTNGTETQKQQLNRFLGEAKFLRGFYYSELVRLWGDVPFKTKSSQSGDKLSGALVDRQEIYNQIIKDMQEAALLLPDQMPTDERINKWGAKSMLARVALFAGGYSLGADGVIKRPANYKDYYKIAQTEINDVMAQNPYKLNPSYAKVFKNQCQHVLEPTENIFQVAFYNPSGNIGNASWIGNFNGPTTASGVYPSNIARCLVPKPFYNSYNAADQRRDFSIATYQINNLGNKIPLLTTNQDERWTVSKWNREFMTNATAERVYTHINWVIMRYSDLLLMRAEVENELNEGPNALAYEAINQVRKRAFGADIQGSRIAIDLKTKGTGYTNAANVVIQITGGGGTDAAAAVVNLASGGVNTIAMLRSGDGYTSVPTVTITSTDGKGSGATATARLLSKPTTAEINLPSGLDKVAFFKALQQERAWELSFEGMRRADLIRWGILADKLAETSAAVKQIRATYFYPSITNFVTGKHELYPFPQNETDVNKSITRQNPKY; encoded by the coding sequence ATGAAACACAATATATTTTCACGCAAAGCAATGGTTATCGCAGGTGTAGCCTGTCTCCTATTGCCTCTTAATTCCTGTGACAAAGATTTAGACGTTACTCCATACTCTTACTTTACCACAGCCAACTTTTTTTCTGATGTAAACGAAGCCAACATGGCAACACTAGGAGTTTACGAATCAATGTCGTCAATGGACAGTTACGGATGGAACATTTCACTAATTTTTGACGCTGATACCGATATTGAACAAATGTCGGGAATTGGTGCCGATGACTGGCGAACAATTGCACATTATCAAGGTATTTCGCAAACCAATACTTTTTATCTGGCTTGGAGTAAATTGTACGAAGGAATTGACAGAGCAAATGTGGTGATCGAAAGGATTCCGCAAATGGAATTGTATACTAACGGAACAGAAACTCAAAAACAGCAATTAAACCGTTTTCTTGGCGAAGCTAAATTCCTTCGCGGATTTTACTATTCAGAATTGGTGCGTTTATGGGGAGATGTGCCATTTAAAACAAAAAGTTCACAATCGGGAGATAAACTTAGCGGTGCCTTAGTAGATCGTCAGGAAATATACAATCAGATTATAAAAGACATGCAGGAAGCTGCTTTGCTTCTGCCAGACCAGATGCCAACGGACGAACGCATCAATAAATGGGGTGCAAAATCTATGCTTGCCAGAGTGGCTTTATTTGCTGGAGGATATTCTTTAGGCGCAGACGGCGTTATAAAACGTCCTGCAAACTATAAAGACTATTATAAAATTGCCCAAACAGAAATCAATGATGTAATGGCACAAAATCCATACAAATTGAACCCATCTTATGCTAAAGTATTTAAAAACCAATGTCAGCATGTTTTAGAACCAACCGAAAATATTTTTCAAGTTGCCTTCTATAATCCATCAGGAAATATTGGAAATGCTTCTTGGATTGGTAATTTTAATGGTCCAACAACGGCAAGCGGCGTATATCCGTCTAATATTGCTAGATGTTTAGTTCCGAAACCTTTTTACAACAGTTATAACGCCGCAGATCAAAGAAGAGATTTCTCAATTGCCACTTATCAGATTAATAATTTGGGGAATAAAATTCCGCTTTTGACTACCAATCAGGACGAAAGATGGACCGTTTCAAAATGGAACAGAGAATTTATGACTAATGCAACCGCAGAAAGAGTCTACACGCACATTAATTGGGTAATTATGCGCTATTCTGACTTGCTATTAATGCGTGCAGAAGTAGAAAATGAATTAAACGAAGGTCCAAATGCACTTGCTTACGAAGCTATAAACCAAGTTCGAAAAAGAGCTTTTGGCGCTGATATTCAAGGAAGCCGAATTGCAATTGATTTAAAAACAAAAGGAACTGGATATACGAATGCAGCAAATGTGGTTATTCAAATAACAGGTGGCGGCGGTACAGATGCTGCTGCAGCAGTCGTTAACCTTGCCAGCGGAGGTGTAAATACTATTGCTATGCTTCGTTCTGGAGATGGTTATACTTCTGTGCCAACAGTAACCATTACCAGCACAGACGGAAAAGGTTCTGGAGCAACAGCAACAGCGAGATTATTGTCTAAACCAACAACTGCCGAAATAAACTTGCCAAGCGGACTTGATAAAGTGGCATTCTTTAAAGCTTTACAGCAAGAAAGAGCATGGGAGCTTTCTTTTGAAGGAATGCGCAGAGCCGACTTAATCAGATGGGGAATTCTAGCAGATAAACTGGCAGAAACAAGTGCAGCAGTAAAACAAATACGTGCTACGTACTTCTACCCTTCCATCACCAATTTTGTTACTGGAAAACACGAATTATATCCTTTTCCACAAAATGAGACTGATGTCAATAAAAGTATCACACGTCAAAATCCCAAATACTAA
- a CDS encoding SusC/RagA family TonB-linked outer membrane protein: protein MKRIIFLCLLLTTCKMMYGQDKVTVTGKVTDAQNLPMPGATVTEKGTKNATLTSMDGDYQIKVKPNATLVFSFIGTKTKEEQVKNRTQINTKLIDDTNNLDEVVVVGYGTKTRKDLTGAISSVKGQELAKVPVQNVAQALQGRIAGMQVTMSDGTPGSEPSLKIRGGTSITQSNEPLYVVDGVAQTGGLGFLDPMDIESIDVLKDAASTSIYGAQGANGVVLVTTKKAKGGKLTISYDTYGGIKTIAKELKVMNPYDYTKLIYESATDDARMQKFVGAYGTYDELEGLYKNRKGINWQDEVFGNAVVNQYHKISISGGENDTKYNAFYSVNDDEGIMLGTGSVKNIVKLNVINNISKKFSVNAIVNYSNQKITGLSTSDGGNARLSMLQNLLQYRPTIGKNGSDEDLKTLVVDPLDNQDSPTFQSPLITIDSQKREAINRSINMSLQLQYNITPNLIYRGLVSYTDNSNKSKFFNDSRGIQAIRAGGANGGVTHNIGTRLNYNNVLTYSNTFNKNHKFDATLGQEYIYNYTEGVTATASAFPNVNLSWDKLQLGTIAGIPTTFAEDDKLLSFFGKANYAFKNKYLFAASLRADGSSKFGTENQWGYFPSASVAWRVIEENFMQKLPVFSDLKLRLSYGEAGNNRIANYAALGIFNSGSYPLNNQTNITAFQNNLPNPFLKWEATKSTNIGLDLGFFKQRISLTTELYENKSKDLLYNTRVPASSGFKKQFQNIGATSNRGLEFTLNTINVKNDNFIWNTTFNIAFNKTKVLALSEGETSLITNSYTDKNDYILKVGQPVGTMYGYVNDGLYQVSDFDYNATTKVYTLKSGVPSDNIVVQPGFIKFKDISGPDGKPDGVINDLDRTIIGNANPKYTGGLNNTFSYKGIDLSVFLDFTVGNDIYNANVLNNSRLNLDNLNTFAIYADRWTTINNAGQRVTDPDELTALNVGKKYPAFNGNTTGRLYSDIIEDGSFLRINNISLGYTLPKDWLKKSKISNLRIYFTAYNLYVFTKYSGYDPEVNVLNNAITRGVDFSAYPRSKSFVTGLNISL from the coding sequence ATGAAAAGGATTATATTTTTATGCTTACTGCTAACCACATGTAAGATGATGTACGGGCAGGACAAAGTAACCGTGACAGGTAAAGTAACCGATGCTCAAAATCTGCCAATGCCAGGAGCAACTGTTACAGAAAAAGGAACTAAGAATGCTACCCTAACATCAATGGACGGTGATTATCAAATTAAGGTAAAACCAAATGCCACGCTTGTGTTTTCTTTTATTGGTACCAAGACGAAAGAAGAACAAGTTAAAAACAGAACGCAAATCAATACCAAACTGATTGATGACACCAACAATCTTGACGAGGTAGTTGTTGTTGGATATGGAACTAAAACCAGAAAAGATCTTACTGGAGCTATTTCTTCTGTAAAAGGTCAGGAATTGGCCAAAGTTCCTGTACAGAACGTAGCACAGGCATTGCAAGGTCGAATTGCCGGTATGCAGGTAACTATGTCTGACGGAACTCCAGGATCTGAACCTTCATTAAAAATTAGAGGCGGAACTTCTATTACCCAAAGCAACGAGCCTTTGTATGTTGTTGATGGAGTAGCACAAACGGGCGGATTAGGATTTTTAGATCCAATGGATATCGAATCTATCGATGTTTTAAAAGATGCCGCGTCGACCTCTATTTATGGTGCGCAAGGTGCAAACGGCGTTGTATTGGTAACAACCAAAAAAGCTAAAGGCGGAAAACTTACGATAAGCTATGATACTTATGGCGGAATAAAAACGATTGCCAAAGAACTTAAGGTAATGAATCCGTATGATTATACCAAGTTAATATACGAATCTGCTACAGATGATGCTAGAATGCAGAAGTTTGTAGGCGCTTATGGAACTTATGATGAACTAGAAGGTTTATACAAAAACAGAAAAGGAATTAACTGGCAAGATGAAGTTTTTGGAAATGCTGTTGTAAATCAGTATCATAAAATTAGCATTAGCGGAGGCGAAAATGACACTAAATACAATGCTTTTTACTCTGTAAATGATGATGAAGGAATTATGCTTGGAACGGGTTCTGTCAAGAACATCGTGAAATTGAACGTAATCAATAACATCAGCAAAAAATTCTCTGTAAATGCAATTGTAAACTATTCGAATCAAAAAATTACTGGACTTTCTACTTCTGATGGCGGAAATGCGAGATTGAGCATGCTGCAGAATTTATTGCAATACAGACCAACTATCGGGAAAAATGGATCTGACGAAGATCTAAAAACTTTAGTAGTTGATCCGTTAGACAATCAAGATTCACCAACATTCCAAAGTCCGCTTATTACAATTGACAGCCAGAAAAGAGAAGCCATCAACAGATCGATTAACATGAGCTTACAGCTGCAATATAATATTACACCAAACTTGATTTACCGCGGATTGGTAAGTTATACAGACAACAGCAATAAAAGCAAGTTTTTTAACGACTCGAGAGGTATTCAGGCTATTAGAGCTGGTGGTGCAAATGGAGGCGTAACGCATAATATTGGAACTCGTTTAAACTATAACAACGTTTTAACGTACAGCAATACTTTCAACAAAAACCATAAATTTGACGCTACTCTTGGACAAGAATACATCTACAATTATACAGAAGGTGTTACTGCAACTGCATCTGCTTTTCCTAATGTAAATTTAAGCTGGGATAAATTACAGCTTGGAACCATTGCCGGAATACCGACAACTTTTGCAGAAGATGATAAATTGCTTTCTTTCTTCGGAAAAGCCAATTATGCCTTCAAAAACAAGTACTTATTCGCGGCTAGTTTAAGAGCAGATGGATCTTCAAAATTTGGAACCGAAAACCAATGGGGCTACTTCCCTTCTGCATCAGTTGCTTGGAGAGTTATTGAAGAGAATTTCATGCAGAAACTTCCTGTGTTTTCAGATCTTAAGCTTCGTTTAAGCTATGGTGAAGCAGGAAATAACAGAATTGCTAATTATGCTGCTTTAGGAATTTTTAATTCTGGTTCTTATCCGTTAAACAACCAGACTAATATTACCGCTTTTCAGAACAACCTTCCTAATCCGTTCTTAAAATGGGAAGCGACAAAATCGACTAATATTGGTCTTGATTTAGGATTTTTTAAACAAAGAATCTCGTTAACGACTGAATTGTATGAGAATAAATCAAAAGATCTGCTTTACAACACTCGTGTACCGGCTAGTTCTGGTTTCAAAAAACAGTTTCAAAATATTGGAGCAACTTCTAATCGCGGTTTAGAGTTTACACTGAATACAATAAATGTTAAAAACGATAATTTTATCTGGAACACTACTTTTAATATTGCTTTTAATAAAACAAAAGTGTTGGCTTTAAGCGAAGGCGAAACTTCATTAATTACAAACAGTTATACAGATAAAAACGATTATATTCTGAAAGTCGGACAGCCAGTTGGAACCATGTACGGTTATGTAAATGATGGTTTGTATCAGGTTAGTGATTTTGATTATAACGCAACCACAAAAGTATATACTTTAAAATCGGGCGTTCCAAGCGATAATATTGTGGTACAGCCAGGATTTATCAAATTTAAAGACATAAGCGGTCCTGATGGAAAACCTGATGGCGTAATAAACGATTTGGACAGAACGATTATTGGAAATGCAAATCCGAAATATACTGGTGGTCTAAACAATACTTTTAGCTACAAAGGAATTGATTTGAGTGTTTTCCTTGATTTTACAGTAGGCAATGATATTTACAATGCCAACGTTTTAAACAATTCAAGGCTTAACCTAGACAATTTAAACACTTTTGCCATCTACGCTGATCGATGGACTACGATTAATAATGCTGGACAACGCGTTACCGATCCAGATGAATTAACAGCTTTAAACGTGGGCAAAAAGTATCCTGCTTTTAATGGTAATACTACTGGACGTTTGTATAGCGATATTATCGAAGATGGTTCTTTCTTAAGAATTAACAACATCAGTTTAGGCTATACATTGCCAAAAGACTGGCTTAAGAAATCTAAAATCTCAAACCTAAGAATCTATTTTACGGCGTATAACTTATATGTATTTACTAAATATTCTGGTTATGATCCTGAGGTAAATGTTCTTAACAATGCCATTACCAGAGGAGTCGATTTTAGTGCTTATCCTAGAAGTAAATCCTTTGTTACAGGATTAAATATTTCATTATAA
- the hepC gene encoding heparin-sulfate lyase HepC translates to MKNLKKTAILCFLFLSWFLGNAQEKPIKKESFDIINLNYKSLEKVNSLFNAAKYDEAAQELLTYYRNRKTVKHPDFNAGDENRFRGKEIGKANQEKADNALEHKFQPQKGYGFYDYGKDINWEYWPVKDNEVRWQLHRVTWWLPMGMAYRSSGDEKYAKEWISQFRDWGKKNYLGSSKENDSFAWRPLEVSDRVQSLPPTFNLFVNSPNFTPAFLMEFLNSYNKQAAYIPEHYSKEGNHLLFEAQRILGAGAFFPELKQAEAWRKSGIEILNREIKLQVLPDGIQWELSPIYHVACIDIFLKAYNSAKIAGVEKEFPDTYSKTIEKMILASASMMFPNYNNPMFGDSWLVEKESRLKQFKIWSKVFPENAQIKYFATDGAEGKQPDYLSNALPNGGFYTFRNGWNDQATVMIVKAGPPAEFHAQPDNGTFELWIKGRNFTPDAGCYIYSGDEEVTKKRNWFRQTKVHSTLTLDDQNMVITKAEQNKWQTAKNLDILTYTNPSYSDLNHQRSILFIDNKYFLIIDKAIGKATGKLGVHFQLKEDSKPVFDKVNNKVYTAYEDGNNLLIQSLNADKTALNEETGKVSYAYAKEISRPAFVFEKAKNDAKTESFVSVVYPFADKAPDIKIQPNKDNDFDKGIISLNIVIDGKKSEIKTRLN, encoded by the coding sequence ATGAAGAATTTAAAGAAAACAGCCATCTTGTGCTTTCTCTTCCTGTCTTGGTTCTTGGGCAATGCGCAAGAAAAACCAATAAAAAAAGAAAGCTTTGACATTATCAATCTAAACTACAAAAGCTTAGAAAAGGTAAACAGTCTTTTTAACGCAGCCAAATACGATGAAGCAGCGCAAGAACTGCTAACGTATTATCGAAATAGAAAAACCGTTAAACATCCTGATTTTAATGCGGGAGACGAAAATAGATTTCGCGGAAAAGAAATTGGTAAGGCAAATCAGGAAAAAGCAGACAATGCTCTGGAACATAAATTTCAGCCTCAAAAAGGATACGGGTTTTATGATTACGGAAAAGATATCAACTGGGAATATTGGCCTGTAAAAGACAATGAAGTCCGCTGGCAATTGCACCGCGTTACATGGTGGCTGCCAATGGGAATGGCGTATCGCAGTTCTGGAGATGAAAAATATGCCAAAGAATGGATTTCTCAGTTTCGCGATTGGGGGAAAAAGAATTACTTAGGAAGTTCTAAAGAAAATGATTCTTTTGCATGGCGTCCATTGGAGGTGTCAGATCGTGTGCAAAGTCTTCCACCTACATTCAATCTATTTGTAAACTCTCCGAACTTTACTCCTGCTTTTTTAATGGAATTTTTAAATTCTTATAACAAACAAGCCGCATACATTCCGGAACATTATAGCAAAGAAGGCAATCATTTATTGTTTGAAGCACAGCGAATTTTGGGAGCTGGAGCATTTTTTCCTGAATTGAAGCAAGCCGAAGCATGGCGCAAAAGCGGTATCGAAATCCTAAACCGCGAAATAAAACTGCAAGTGCTTCCAGACGGCATACAATGGGAACTCTCTCCTATTTATCATGTTGCGTGCATCGATATTTTTCTAAAAGCTTACAATTCGGCTAAAATCGCTGGCGTAGAAAAAGAATTTCCAGATACTTATTCGAAAACTATCGAAAAAATGATTTTAGCTTCGGCAAGCATGATGTTTCCTAACTACAACAATCCGATGTTTGGCGATTCTTGGCTGGTTGAAAAAGAAAGCCGATTAAAACAGTTTAAGATTTGGTCTAAAGTGTTTCCAGAAAATGCACAAATCAAATATTTTGCAACTGACGGCGCTGAAGGGAAACAACCAGATTATCTTTCAAATGCCTTACCAAACGGCGGATTCTATACTTTTAGAAACGGGTGGAACGATCAAGCTACCGTCATGATTGTAAAAGCAGGACCTCCAGCAGAATTTCATGCGCAGCCAGATAACGGAACTTTTGAACTTTGGATAAAAGGACGAAATTTTACACCAGACGCAGGCTGCTACATTTACAGCGGTGATGAAGAAGTTACTAAAAAAAGAAATTGGTTTCGTCAGACCAAAGTCCATAGCACTTTGACACTAGACGATCAGAATATGGTGATTACCAAAGCAGAACAAAACAAGTGGCAAACGGCCAAAAACCTAGATATTTTAACGTATACCAATCCAAGTTATAGCGACTTGAATCATCAGCGCAGTATTTTGTTTATTGATAATAAATACTTTTTAATAATCGATAAAGCAATCGGAAAAGCAACTGGTAAATTGGGCGTTCACTTTCAGTTAAAAGAAGATAGCAAACCTGTTTTTGATAAAGTAAATAACAAGGTATATACGGCCTATGAAGACGGAAATAACCTTTTAATCCAATCTTTAAATGCTGATAAAACTGCATTAAATGAAGAAACAGGAAAAGTTTCCTATGCTTATGCAAAAGAAATTTCCAGACCAGCATTTGTTTTTGAAAAAGCTAAAAATGATGCAAAAACAGAATCATTTGTAAGTGTTGTTTATCCTTTTGCAGACAAAGCTCCAGACATCAAAATTCAGCCCAACAAAGACAATGATTTTGATAAAGGAATCATTAGTTTAAACATTGTAATTGATGGCAAAAAAAGCGAGATTAAAACTCGACTAAACTAA
- a CDS encoding glycoside hydrolase family 88 protein: MRKTFNLFLALAFTALSSSAKPVLEDPSPLWFTKTTEVIHFQLNKAAQTYKPGKNPRSVNPDGTVRLAGITDWTTGFFPGSLWYGYELTGDKTMAEEAKKFTLALDSIRNIKNTHDVGFMLYCSYGNAYRITGDKIYLPVLADGAANLYARFSPVVGTIRSWDFPWLHYPVIIDNMMNLEYLYWSANQFDKPEYAKAANTHALTTMKNHFRKDYSSYHLVDYDPNTGKVLRKRTHQGVTDESSWARGQAWGLYGYTMCYANSKNPKFLQQAENIAKFIMNHPTMPKDKVPVWDFDVHNALDTAELAPRDASAAAVIASALLDLSTQVKDGKKYVDYAEEILKSLSSDAYLAKPGENHFFLLKHSVGAFLYNSEIDTPLDYADYYYLEALKRYAAIKKIEI; encoded by the coding sequence ATGAGAAAAACCTTTAACCTATTTCTGGCACTTGCATTTACCGCATTAAGTTCTTCTGCAAAACCTGTTCTAGAAGATCCATCGCCACTTTGGTTTACAAAAACGACCGAAGTAATTCATTTTCAGTTAAACAAAGCCGCACAAACTTATAAACCCGGAAAAAATCCGCGATCTGTTAATCCAGACGGAACCGTTCGTCTTGCAGGAATAACCGACTGGACAACGGGTTTCTTTCCAGGAAGTCTTTGGTATGGTTATGAACTTACAGGCGATAAAACAATGGCAGAAGAGGCTAAGAAATTTACTCTTGCTTTAGATTCTATCAGAAATATCAAAAACACGCACGACGTAGGTTTTATGCTGTATTGCTCTTACGGAAATGCTTACAGAATTACGGGAGACAAAATTTATCTTCCTGTTTTGGCAGACGGTGCTGCAAATCTTTATGCACGTTTTAGTCCTGTAGTGGGAACTATCCGTTCTTGGGATTTTCCGTGGTTGCATTATCCAGTAATTATAGACAATATGATGAATTTAGAGTATTTATATTGGAGCGCCAATCAGTTTGATAAACCGGAATATGCTAAAGCCGCCAATACACATGCTTTAACTACTATGAAAAATCATTTTAGAAAAGATTACAGTTCATATCATTTAGTAGATTATGATCCGAATACAGGTAAAGTTTTACGCAAAAGAACACATCAAGGCGTTACAGACGAATCTTCATGGGCACGTGGACAAGCTTGGGGATTGTATGGTTACACGATGTGCTATGCAAACAGCAAAAATCCTAAGTTTTTACAGCAGGCAGAAAACATTGCCAAATTCATTATGAACCATCCTACAATGCCAAAAGACAAAGTGCCTGTTTGGGATTTTGATGTGCATAATGCTTTAGACACGGCGGAGCTGGCGCCACGAGATGCTTCGGCCGCTGCTGTTATTGCTTCTGCCCTTTTAGATTTAAGTACTCAAGTTAAGGACGGAAAAAAATACGTTGACTATGCCGAAGAAATACTAAAATCTTTATCATCTGATGCTTATTTGGCTAAACCTGGAGAAAATCATTTCTTTTTATTAAAACACAGCGTGGGTGCTTTTCTGTACAATTCGGAAATTGATACACCACTGGATTACGCCGATTATTATTATTTGGAAGCATTGAAGAGATATGCTGCAATTAAAAAAATTGAAATCTAA
- a CDS encoding cation:proton antiporter, translating to MLLSIHHITFPIEDPLLKYLIEIIIILCIPLLLNKIKVPHLLGLIIAGALIGPNGFGVLSRDSSVVVTGTTGLLYIMFLAGLEIDMADFKKNKWKSIIFSIFTFAVPFALGLLGGYYLLHFSLLTSILFASLFSSHTLIVYPMVSGLGIAKNLAVNITVGGTMITDVLSLLVLAAIVGMSQGEVGTAFWVKLSVSMVVFALIVLLIFPIIARWFFKTVDDKISQYLFVLVMIYLAALLAELAGIESIIGAFFAGLALNKLIPHTSSLMNRVEFVGNAIFIPFFLISVGMLIDFNAFIQSWETLWVASIMLVASIGGKYVAAILTKKTFKLTNDEGQLIFGLSSASAAATLASVMVGYNIIIGENDAGEPIRLLNEHVLNGSILLILVSCTISSFVSMASAQRIAQAEKDNTVSGDSKEKENILLAVNHEATVEKMVNLGLMVKTASNKQLYAVNVINEDANESSEKNAERILESAIKAASAADVELHPITRHDNDTAGGISNVIKEKDITDLIVGLEGGKGFSASFVYNLYNGYLRNKNINLMVYHAVQPAATIKRYLVFIPADAELDAGFFHSMLRIWNIGRNSGAKMSFYGKEKTLNILKRIAKKASIEATFDVFENWEDAQQTALAIEENEGLIIMMGDKGMHSYFSRMRDIPDLLNLKFSNNNYMLIYPFSKTTSNNTEKRSVSSHDDFAEIGKAIRNIFK from the coding sequence ATGCTACTGAGTATACATCATATAACCTTTCCCATCGAAGATCCTCTTTTAAAGTATCTTATCGAAATTATCATTATTTTATGCATTCCGCTTTTATTGAATAAAATAAAGGTGCCACATTTGCTGGGTCTTATTATTGCCGGTGCCCTTATTGGCCCTAATGGATTTGGAGTGCTTTCTAGAGACAGCAGTGTTGTGGTTACAGGAACTACAGGTCTTTTGTATATCATGTTTCTAGCAGGTCTGGAAATTGATATGGCCGATTTTAAAAAGAACAAATGGAAGAGTATTATCTTTTCGATTTTCACTTTTGCCGTTCCGTTTGCTTTAGGGCTTTTAGGCGGTTATTATTTACTTCATTTTTCACTGCTTACCTCAATTTTGTTTGCCAGTCTTTTTTCGTCACATACCTTAATTGTGTATCCAATGGTAAGTGGTTTGGGAATTGCTAAAAACCTCGCTGTAAATATTACAGTTGGTGGAACGATGATTACCGATGTACTTTCGCTTTTAGTTTTAGCGGCTATCGTCGGAATGTCGCAGGGAGAAGTGGGAACAGCTTTTTGGGTCAAATTATCCGTTTCAATGGTTGTCTTTGCTTTAATTGTACTGCTCATTTTTCCAATAATTGCCAGATGGTTTTTTAAAACTGTAGATGACAAAATCTCACAATATCTCTTTGTATTGGTTATGATTTATCTGGCAGCGCTTTTGGCTGAATTGGCAGGAATCGAATCGATCATTGGAGCTTTTTTTGCTGGATTGGCTTTAAATAAATTAATTCCGCATACATCATCTTTAATGAACAGGGTTGAGTTTGTCGGAAATGCTATTTTTATTCCTTTCTTCCTAATCAGTGTGGGAATGCTGATTGATTTTAATGCATTCATACAAAGTTGGGAAACTTTATGGGTAGCATCAATTATGTTGGTGGCATCAATAGGAGGTAAATATGTTGCAGCCATTCTGACGAAAAAAACATTTAAGCTTACTAATGATGAAGGACAGCTAATTTTTGGACTGAGTTCGGCATCTGCGGCAGCGACATTAGCTTCTGTTATGGTTGGTTACAATATAATTATTGGCGAAAATGATGCGGGCGAACCCATAAGACTTTTAAACGAACATGTGCTTAACGGCAGTATTCTTCTTATTCTGGTTTCCTGCACCATATCATCGTTTGTTTCTATGGCAAGTGCACAACGCATTGCACAAGCAGAAAAAGATAATACGGTATCGGGCGATAGTAAAGAGAAGGAAAATATACTGCTTGCTGTGAATCATGAAGCTACGGTAGAAAAAATGGTGAATCTTGGCTTGATGGTAAAAACGGCATCAAACAAACAGCTTTACGCCGTAAATGTGATTAATGAAGATGCTAATGAGTCTTCTGAAAAAAATGCGGAAAGAATATTAGAAAGCGCGATAAAAGCCGCTTCGGCTGCCGATGTAGAACTGCATCCAATTACACGTCATGATAATGATACAGCTGGCGGAATAAGCAATGTTATAAAGGAAAAAGATATTACGGATCTTATTGTAGGTCTAGAAGGCGGAAAAGGTTTTTCGGCTTCATTTGTATACAATTTGTATAATGGTTATCTGCGAAATAAAAACATCAATTTAATGGTATATCATGCGGTTCAGCCAGCAGCGACTATCAAAAGATATTTGGTTTTTATTCCAGCAGATGCTGAATTGGACGCAGGATTTTTTCATTCGATGTTGAGAATCTGGAATATTGGCCGTAATTCTGGAGCCAAAATGAGTTTCTACGGAAAGGAAAAAACATTAAATATCTTAAAACGAATCGCCAAAAAAGCCTCTATAGAAGCAACATTTGATGTTTTTGAAAATTGGGAAGATGCTCAACAAACCGCTCTGGCTATTGAAGAAAATGAAGGATTAATTATTATGATGGGAGATAAGGGAATGCACTCGTATTTTTCGCGAATGCGAGATATTCCAGATCTTTTAAATCTGAAATTCAGTAACAACAACTACATGCTAATTTATCCTTTTTCTAAAACTACCTCAAACAATACCGAAAAAAGATCAGTAAGCAGTCATGATGATTTTGCTGAAATCGGAAAAGCGATTCGAAATATTTTTAAATAG